TTTTTACGGCAGGCATCCTGCAGCGGGATCGGCTCATGGGATGGTCAGACAAAGTCTACTGCCGAATGGTAAGAGAGAAATCATAAGGAAGAATAGAATCAAGGGTCAGGAGGGAAAGAGCAATGAACAAAGAAGAACAGGTCATGAGAGGTCTCAGGGACGTATTCAACAAGATGGGATGGCTTAACCGACTAAAGATGGAGGAAAGCCTTAAGGGCTATAAGTCATCAGAAGTGCATTGTATTGAGTACATAGGAAGAAATGAAGATCCAAACGTAACGAAACTTGCGGAATCCTTTTTTATGACCACCGGTGCAATCAGCAAATTAACAGCAAAACTGGTCAATAAAGGTGTCATAGAAAGCTACAGAAAGCCGGAAAATAGAAAAGAAATCTATTTCAGGCTTACTGAGAAAGGGAAAGACGTCTATAAAATCCATGATGAACTGCACAGAGAGTTTCAAAAGAGAGATAAAGTAGTCTTCCAACAGATCACTGAGGAACAGTTTGACAGTATGCTCCGCTTCGTGGAAGAGTATAACCGCCACCTGGATACAGAAATAAGAAAATTGGATGAGGTCTTCAAATCCAAACCACTGGAAGCGGAATCCAAATCTGAACCAATTGAATAATTTGAGTGAAAACAATGCAGCCAGTTCTTTTGAGAATAGCTGCTTTTTTCTTTCTGTCATTTTGTTGACAAGGAAGCAAAATGGTGATACCATGGTTTTGCATCCGAGGAAACAAAAATGAAAAGGAGAAATTTTGTGATCAAATTAAAACCATATAAAGAACCATCTGCAAACGTAATTGTAGACAGAAAAGCACTCCTGTTTGGCCTGATGTCTGTGTTCCTTTGCGGAATAGGCTTCACCATCATAGCACCTGTTGTTCCGTTCTTGGTAGAGCCTTATATCAGTAGTCCCAAAGATCAAGCCATTGTCGTTACCTTTCTAACATCTGTATATGCAGTCTGCGTGTTTTTTGCAGCTCCGGTACTCGGAGCTTTGAGTGACAGATACGGTCGTCGTCCATTACTTTTGATATGCCTTTTCGGTTCTTCCATCGGATACCTCGTTTTTGGCATAGGAGGTGCGCTATGGGTACTATTTGCAGGACGCATTATAGAAGGGATAACAGGAGGGAGCATTAGTACGATCTTTGCATATTTTGCAGACATTACCCCGAGAGAACATCGCACAAAGTACTTTGGGTGGGTGAGTGCGGTTACCGGTGTAGGCGTCGTCATTGGGCCCACACTGGGCGGATTGCTTACTAAGTTTGGCTACTCAGCACCAATGTTTTTTGGCGCTGCCATCACTTTAATCAATGTGTGTTATGGATATCTATTTATGCCAGAGAGTCTTGCCCAAAAGAATCGATTGAAAAAAATTACCGCCGCAAGACTCAATCCATTTCTGCAGCTCATTAATATACTTTCAATGAAACAGTTGAAAAGAATCCTTATAGCTGCTTTCTTACTTTGGATACCCAACGGATCACTGCAAGCGGTTTTTTCACAATTTATCATTGATACCTTTCATTGGAAGCCTGCACTCATTGGGATGATGTTTTCCATTATGGGCATCCAAGATATCGTTTCACAAGGAATCGTAATGCCTAAGCTGTTGATTAAGCTTAGCGATGCACGAATCGCGATTCTGGGAATGGTTTCCGAAATTGCGGGATACAGTCTCATCGCTGTTTCTGCTTTGTTTTCATACTATCCTCTTTTTATAACGGGCATGTTTCTCTTTGGTTTTGGTGACTCAATTTTCGGACCATCCTTTAACGGTATGCTTTCCAAGTCGTCAGATGCCAGTGAACAAGGAAGGATTCAGGGAGGCAGTCAATCAATTCAATCTTTGGCAAGAATCATCGGGCCTGTTGTCGGAGGTCAAATCTACGTAAGGCTTGGCCATGCAGCACCAGCTTTTATGGGCATGATCCTTATTGGAGCAGCAATACCGGTTTTGTATCAAAGAACGGCAGTCAGTTCTAAAGAAAAAGCTTAATCACCGCATGTATCTTCTTAATTGGACAGTGAAATTTAATTCGACATATGGTATGATTTGGAGGAGCAGGCCGGGAAAATAGTCTTCATTAATTTGTCATGTAAATGTATAATGAGGATGGTAATACAGGATTGAAAATGAGGTTTTTAGATTCGGAACCCGAATATAAAAAATGTGGAGAATTTAATGTCTAACGAAAACAATGATATGCAAAAAGAGCTTGCTGAGTTGGTCAGCCGCCATACGGACAGAGAGGGGCCACAGGTTACCGCGATCTCAGCCCTTAGTTTCTCTCGTTATTCTAGTCCACACTGTCATGATGGAGTGGTTGCGCCCTATATTATAAACCAACCTTCAATCTATATCGTAGTACAAGGGATAAAGGATGTAATATTTGGTGGAGAGCATTTCAGGTACGGGCTGCCAAACTACTTGGTATCATCTATGAATCTGCCTATCATAGCAGAAGTGCTTGAAGCATCTAATGAGAACCCTAACCTTTCGTTGAAGATTGGGTTCACGAATCATCAAATCTTAGAGTTATTAAATGATGATGAGATCAAGAGGAACTCACGTAAAATAAAGCGTGGACTGAATATCGCAAAGTTAGATGAATCATTATTAGATGCTATTCTAAGACTGGTTCGATTACTGGATAAACCAGGAGATATTACTATTCTAGCACCTCTTTTTGTAAAGGAAATTTTATATAAAGTGCTTAGCAGCGAATATGGCGATTCATTGAAACAAATTGTAATTGATAATAGTCCAACGGTATCTATTCAAAACGCGATTCAGCACATTGTAAACCATTATCAGGAGGCGCTTCGCGTTGAAGAACTGGCTAAGATTGCTAATATGAGTGTACCTTCATTCTTTAGACACTTCAAAGAAATCACAATCATGAGCCCAATACAATTTCAAAAGCAGTTAAGGCTTCAGGAAGCGCGGCGACTTTTAATAACCAGTACAATAGATGTTGCCGAAGCAGCATATCTGGTTGGATATGAAAGTACGACGCAATTCATTCGTGAGTACTCAAGAACGTTTGAATTTTCTCCTAGAAAAGATTTAAAGCGGATGAAAAACATGGAGCGTGAGTGAATCATATTAGAATATAAAATGAAAGTCTGTAAAGAAGAGTGTAATCGCAGCGAATAGCGAATTCACTCTTTTTTTGTTTGAAATTGTTTAACCCAAATATCAACCATACTTTATCAACTATTTGCCCGCAGCCGTACAGACCTACAGAAAATAGGATCATGATAGGATTAGGCAATTTTTTGATCGGATCATGTTATCGGTATAACATGAATTCGAGCTAAAATATGATTATAGAATTAAGAATTTTTCAGGAGGTAATTATGGAATATATTAAACTTGGCCGTTCCGGTCTGGAAGTTTCACCTATTTGTATCGGAAGTATGGGATTTGGAGATCCAACGAAAGGCCACCCAACTTGGGCACTTGGTGAGGAAGGCAGCCGTCCTTTAATTAAACACGCCATAGAAGCGGGCATAAACTTTTTCGATACTGCTAATCTCTATTCACAAGGAACGAGTGAAGAGATCTTAGGTAGGGCGCTTAAAGAATTTTCAAGACGTGAGAATATCGTTATTGCGACGAAACTCGGTGCACCTACACGTATAGGTCCTAATTCATTTGGTCTTTCTCGAAAGGCGATTCTGACTGAGATTGACAACAGCTTGAGACGTCTTGGTACGGATTATATCGACCTTTATCAGATCCATCGTGCTGATCCGTTTACGCCTTGGGAGGAGACTTTAGAAGCACTTCATGATCTTGTTAAGATGGGAAAAGTGCGTTATTTGGGAGCATCCACAATGAGAGCCTGGCAGTTCGCTAAAGCGCTGCATATACAGAAATCTAACGGCTGGGCTCGTTTTATATCGATGCAGCATAACTACAATCTTGTTGCTCGCGAAGAAGAGAACGAAATGCTTCCGCTCTGTGCCGACGAAGGCATACAAACCATCATCTATAGTCCGTTATCCCGTGGGCTGCTTGCCCGGCCATGGGGTGAAAAAACATCTCGCTCTGAAGCCGAATCAGGTGCTTCCGTATACTTCAATGCAACTGCAGCTGCTGATGAAAAAATCGTTCAAGCGATTGGACAGGTATCCGAGGAACGAGGTGTCAGCCGTGCACAAGTCTCTCTAGCTTGGTTATACAGAAATTCCGTTGTTGCAGCACCTATCGTGGGGGCGCTCAAAGCCAGCCACATCGATGAGGCGATAAAAGCATTATCTATCAAGCTGACCAATGAAGAAGCATCCATATTAGAGGCATCATACACACCGCGTATCGATGTTAACGTTAAAAACTCCGATCCGAAAGCAATTGCTAAAATGGCTGCGACGGTTGGGATTAAAATCGCGATTCCGACTTCCTCGAATTAGTTAGCAAAATTGAGCAGAATAGACCCACTTCAGCCATGGCTGAAGTGGGTCTTTCAATAACTCATTTCAGATTGATGTATGTTAAGCAATATCAGACAAAGAGAAAATGCGAACGAAATGCAGTGATTTTAACGACGGAGCTGCATTTTGTTTTTAAATCGGCGAAAAAGAACAAATGTTTGTAAAATTACTTGACAACGAACGCACATTCTATTACTATAAAGAAAAGAACATACGTTTTAAACGTAGTGAGATAAGAAAAGGAGAAACGCATTATGAAGAAAAAATATCGGATTAAATCAAAATTAAGGTTTACTTTATTTATGACGCTGATGATCCTTTTCGTGTTCAGTACTGCCGGTACTGTTTTTGGGGCTTATAATTCTGAAAGCTTGATGAAGCCTATTTATTCTGAAATTTTGGTTCAATCCGGAGATACTCTCTGGGACCTGGCACAGGAATTCGGTCCTGAGGGAAAAGATACGCGGATGGTCATCCATGAGATCTGTAGAATTAATGAGTTGCAAGCAAACGATATCTATCCAGGCCAGAAAATATTGATTCCCGCTTACATATAATAATAAATTATGTATTGATCTGTTTTCATTGCCATTCATTTACTAAATAGAGTTTTCTTACGGGTCATTCTATCCATCTTGCTAATTTAAAGTCGAATTGGACAGGTATAAAACCATTGGCATACTCCAAAAAGTCGCTCAAAACGCATTTTAGAGCCTCGACGCCTGAAGGCATTGCAAATGCTGGGTTTCAGGTTTACGATATGGCGAGGACGAGTTGAAACGATTAATTTGTTGATAATTAACGGATACTGAGGATGAAACGTTAAGCAGCTTCAGAAATTATAACTGATTAATCCATTATCAGATTCTAATTGAAAAAGAAAATAAATGATGAATGTGGAAAATCATAGCCAATAGAAAAGATACGGTCAAATCATCTAAGAGAGCAACAATTAATAATAATAGGATGATAAATAAAATATAAAGATTGAATCATAGATGGTCAAGATGCAGGCAGCCGGTAAAACAAGCTAAAATCAGCCAAAATCCAGGCTGTTTTTTTTATCCGCTACAATCTATTCCGAAAATTACAATTTTAGGAATAGATGTGGATAGAAGAATCCGCTTACTCCAGCGTTTCTTCCTGTTCCTTTTTAAGCCGAATATTTCTCATGCGATCCAAATATCCCTGCAGAATTAAAACAGCAGCTTGTTTATCGATGACATCTTTTCGTTTTTTTCTGCTGACGTCAGCTTCAATTAAAACTTTTTCTGCCATTAAGGTTGTGAATCTTTCATCCTGGAATTCGATTCCGATTTTGCTCATTCCCATGCTTTTCATTTTGTTTTCCAGCATGGTCTTAAATTCATAGACTTTCTCGGTCTGGATGCTATTGGTACCGTTTAAATTTTTCGGAAGTCCAATGATGACTGTATCACAATTATACTCTTTGACAAGATCCATAACTTTTCCGGTATCCTTACGAATACCAACTCGTTCGATTGTCATGAGACCTTGGGCGGTAATCAAAAGATCGTCACTGAGTGCTACTCCGATCGTCTTATCGCCAACATCTAAAGAGATTAATTTCATAATGCTTTTCCTTTCTATTCTATCTTAAGCCAAGGATTAAATTATCAACGTAGATATACTACGTTGATATACTATTGATATAGAGTTTAATTGGGTTTCGCTCCATTTTTTTATTGATGGATCTATTGATAGAAAACTAAGAAAGCGGACTGAAATTAGCCCGCTTAACTTATATGTTCTAAAACACTGCATTTTAATGTATCAACCGTTATTTTTTTAGAAATGCCCTAAGCAGCTCTTCCACAAGGTCGTCACGTTCTATATGTCGGATGATATTTCTGGCATTATTATGCCCTGTTATATAAGAAGGATCTCCCGACAGAATGTATCCGACCATTTGATCGATTGCATTATAGCCTTTTTCTTCTAAAGCATCGTAAACAGTTTTGAGAATATCTTCCGTTGTCTGCTGCTCCCCCTTGTCCGGGCTATTGAAAAGTATTGTATTTCTGTCCATTCTGCTCACCCCTTCTTTCTTATGGATGATTTTATTATATCAAATGCTCCGTGCCATAAACAAGGAGTTTTCTGATTTTTAATATTGTTGTAACAAAGTTTCCGCTAAATTGAGTGCATCATTGATTTTTGATGGATCCTTTGCACCAGCTTGAGCCATATCTGCTTTGCCGCCGCCGCCGCCGCCTGCAGCTGCTGCGATTTGCTTAATCATATTGCCGGCGTGATAACCCTTTTCCAGGAGATCATCGGAGACAGAGACCATGAAGGTAACCTTGCCATTTGTCTCAGTTGCAAATACGATGATGATGCCTTTGTTTTCAGCTTTGATCTCATCTGAAAGAGTTCTAAGATCATTGATATCATAATCTTTGAAGGCTTTTGTGATCAAGCGTACGCCATTAACCAACTTGGCTTCTGCGATGAGCGCATCAAGACCGGAACTCATAGCCTGTCGTTTCAGATCTTCCAGTTCTTTTTTGCTTGCCTTCAGCTCGTCATTCAGGATGGTGATTCTGTTTAAGAGACCGGAAACATTTGTTTTCAGCGCATCTGCTGCGGAATGAACCAGTTCCTCTTCGGTCTTGAGTTTTCTGTAAAGACCAGTACCTGTGATGGCTTCAATTCTCCTGACTCCAGCAGCAACTCCGTTTTCGCTCAGGATGCGGAATGCGCCTATTTGTCCGGAATTGGTAATATGCGTTCCTCCGCAGAGTTCTGTGCTGTAGTCACCTACAGAAACAACACGGACTGTATCACCGTATTTTTCACCAAACAAAGCAGTTGCGCCAGAACTGATGGCGTCTTCTACGGATTTTACCTCCGTGATGACCGGGAAGAAATAATTTATTTTTTCATTCACAATCGATTCGATTTTCTGCAGGTCTGACTTTGAGATTCCTTCAAAATGCGTAAAATCAAAACGTAAGCTGTCTTCAGTAACATTGGAACCAGCCTGTTCTACATGGTTGCCTAAAACTTCTTTCAGAGCTTTGTGCAGAATGTGGGTTGCGGTATGATTTCTAGCAGTATTATTTCTTCTTTCGATAGAAACTTGAGCTGAAATAATATCTCCTATCTTTACAGTTCCTGTTACAACCTTCACCTTATGGGCATAGATTCCCTTTGATTTGGAAACGGAGAGAACTTCAAGTTCGAAGTGATCTCCTTTCAGTATTCCTGTATCGCTGGCCTGTCCGCCGCTTTCAGCGTAGAACGGTGTTTTGTCCAAAACCAGAATTGCACTGTCCCCTTCTGATAAGCTTGCGACTGGCTGCTTATCAAGGAATAGTCCTTTTATAGATACTTGTCCGGATAAGGTGTCATAACCGATAAATGTGGTATCTTCAAGACCAGCGAACATTGTTGCGTCATCAGACCAGCCTTCGTCTTCATCTGATTTTCTAGCTGATCTGGCTTGCTCTTTTTGATGGAGCATGTGTTCGTTAAATCCTTCTACATCAGCAGTACAACTATTTTCCTCAAGGATTTCTTGAGTCAGTTCCAGCGGGAATCCGTAGGTATCATAGAGCTTAAACACTTTCTCTCCAGAGAGTATTGTCTGGGATGCGGCATTTAGTTCTTTCATATAGTCATGAATAATAGCAGTACCCTGATCGATGGTAGTACTGAATTTATCTTCTTCAACAGTAAGGATCTTATGAATATAATCTCTTCTCTCCTCCAGTTCGGGATACGCAGAACCGGAAACTTCAATAACCTTCTTTGACAGGTCTGCAAGGAAAGAACCTTGGATTCCAAGGAGTTTTCCATGTCTTGCGGCTCTTCTAAGAAGACGGCGCAGCACATATCCCCTACCTTCGTTACTTGGCAGAATTCCATCTGCAATCATGAAGGTAACGGAACGGATATGATCCGTGATGATACGAATGGAGATGTCAGTATTTGCTGTTCCATCTTTATATTCAACCCCGGACAATTCAACGACTGATTTCAGGATATACTGAATTGTATCAACATTGAAGATGGAATCCACTTCCTGCATAATGCAGGCAAGACGTTCCAGTCCCATCCCTGTATCAATGTTTGGGTGTGCCAGCGGTGTATAATTTCCTGCATCATCTCGATTGAATTGTGTGAATACATGATTCCAGAATTCTACATAACGGTCACATTCACAGCCAGGTTTACAGTCGGGCTTTCCGCAGCCGTATTTTTCACCTCTATCAAAATAGATTTCAGAACATGGACCGCAGGGGCCTGTCCCAATTTCCCAAAAATTATCGTCTTTGCCCAGAGGAACAATTCTTTCTTCCGGGAGCCCTATGATGTTTTTCCAAATTTCAACAGCTTCGTGGTCTTCTTCGTAGACGCTTGCCCATAAACGATCCACTGGCATATCCAATACTTCCGTGATGAATTCCCAGCCCCAGGTTATGGATTCAACCTTAAAATAATCGCCAAACGAAAAGCTGCCCAGCATTTCAAAGAATGTGGCGTGTCTTGCCGTGTAACCTACGTTTTCAATGTCTCCGGTACGGATACATTTTTGACATGTGGTCATTCTTTTGCTCGGAGGAGTTTCCAGTCCGGCAAAATATGGCTTTAATGGAGCCATTCCAGAGTTGATCAAGAGAAGGCTCTTATCTTTTTCCGGTATCAAAGAAAAGCTTTTTCTCGCGTAATGGTCCTTTCCCTCATAAAATTCTTGAAACATTCTCCTTAGCTCGTTCAATCCAAGTTTTTCCATTTACTATAATCCTCCTGTTGTTGTGCTTTCTATATCTAAATCATCGGAAAAAATAACATAGATTCCTTTGCCCTTTTCCTTTGAATAATACATCGCCTTATCCGCTTTCAGAAACAGCTCGGTATATCTGTCTCCATGATCGGGCCAAACAGAAATTCCGATACTTGCGCGCAATTTCAAAGATGTATCACTGGTTAGCCGGATATTGTTCAGCAGTCTTGAAATCTCATCGGCCTTCGTAATTAGATCATCATCTGATTTAATATCCTTTAACAGAATAATAAATTCATCTCCGCCGATCCTTCCTTTAATATCTGTTGCTCTAAAGCTTCGGTTGATCCCATTTGCTACCTCTACCAAGGCTTTATCGCCGTAATAATGTCCCATGTCATCGTTGATTCTTTTGAAATCATCAATATCAATGACAAAGAGCGCATGGCGCTGGTTTCTTCCCTCATTTTTCAAAAAGTCGCTGATCAGGTATTCGCTGGTTATCTTATTATAAAGCTCTGTCAGCAAATCATTCTCAGCTTTAAATTTTAGAATCTCATTCTTTATTTTTAGTCGCTCATTGAGTACTTCCAGTTCATTCTTGCTTTTTTCTATTGTAACCCTGTACCTGGCCTGTCTCCAAATAATATAAAGGAACAGGACTGCAAATAAGATTAATATCTGGATGGCCAGCAAAACCGTCGGATTTTGAATAGAGACGGTTTGCAGGTTAATTCCGTCACTTGGAGCGGTTGTTACCAGATACCAGTCATTGACACCTATGGGAGTAAAACAGAAATATTCCGATTTCCCGTGAAGTGTATAAAAAACAATTCCCGGTTCTTTGTTTACAAACGCTTGAATGAAATCATTTTTGCTTTCTCCCTTTTGAAATGAAACATCATTCAAAAAGCTGAAAACATTTTTATAATCACGAAACACCGAATTGCCAAAGGATAGAATAAAATCTCCGTTCCTTTCAATAATCTGATATTCCAAATCGCCTTTACTATCCGAGCCTCTGAGGATATTCATGATATAGTTGGAATAATATAAGCCTGAAACGGTACCAGCTAATTTAGTGTCATGATAAATCGGAGACGTTAAGGCAATCATATCTCGATTGTATAGTGCATTCTTATAGATAACTGAGATATATTTTTTCCCACCGGTAGACCCCACAAGATAATCTGGATGATTAATATTTACGGTGCCTTTATTATTAATATAATATTTGCCGTTGAGATCATTCACAAGAAGCAGGCTGAATGGTGACTCATAACCTACCCGTTTGATAAACTCTCTTGCCTCATTGCTGTCTATTGAATCATAGGTGGCGAGAATGGAAGAAAGCGCAAATACAGTGTTTAAGTCACTTTTGATTTTTTCACGTATCATCGCAGCGCTTGTCCTTGTCGCCAGCATTTGACTTGCTTTTTCTTCAGCCCGGGTATTTGTTGTTACATAGGAATAGAAATCATATAAAAAAATGCACAGCGTTATTATGATCCCTATGATCAAAAATCCCCCGACCCATTTGTTTGCTCTCTCAAAGATATTCATATTCCTATCTCTCTTATAATCTTACGAGATTTGTTATTTCTATGTTAAAATACTGACCGATGTATTATACCACAAAACTCTACATATATCTATTAATTTTATTGACGGATTGCCATAAAAAGGCATAGAGATGAGGCTTGTCTGGGACAGCTTGTGTAAGTTCCTTTTCTCTTAGTTTCCTATTGATAAATTCTGTGATAAGATAGAGAAAAATGAAATCCAAGGAGTATTGCAAATGAAGAAAAACATACTTGGAAACACGGGTTTGCAGGTAACCGAAGTTGGCTTCGGCGTTCTGACTGTAGGGAAAACGCAGCTAAATATGACCATTGATGAGGGTGCTGCTGTTCTCCGGTATGGTCTTGAGCGTGGAATCAACTTCCTGGATACTGCTGAATACTACGAAACCTACCCCTATATCAGAAAAGCACTGAAAGGAACCTCTTTCGAACCGGTTATCGCGTCTAAAAGCTTGGGGCGAACCTATCAGTCCATGGATACAGCGATTGAAGAAGCAAGAAGTGCACTTGATCGTGATGTGATTGATATTTTTCTTCTGCACGAGGTCCGAGAAGATCCTGATTTTGATAGTCGAGCCGGAGCATGGGAATGTCTTCAGGAAGCAAAAACAAAAGGAATTGTAAAATCGATAGGGCTCTCCACCCATCATGTGGACGTTGCGGCAAAAGCATCAAAAATAAATGAAATCGATGTACTCTTCCCTCTTGTAAATCTTCAGAGTCTGGGAATACGAAATGGTACTGGCTTTGGAACAAAAGAAGAAATGGCTGAAGAGATCAAAAATGCTTCGCAGATGGGAAAAGGTGTTTTTGCAATGAAGGTGTTCGGCGGAGGAAATTTGGTAGGGCGCTATCAGGAAGCGATACAGTATGTTCGCAGCTTGGAGGGCATTTCGTCTATGATGGTTGGTTTTGGCTACAATCATGAAATTGATCGGATCATTGAGGCTGTGGAAGGATCTTTAGAGCCATCATATGTTCCGGATCTTACTGCGAAAAAAATCCAGATCGATCAGGGAGACTGCGAAGGCTGCGGAAACTGCATTGTAAGATGTCCGAACGGAGCGATTTATCGCAATGACCAAGGGCTCGCTGCAGTAAATCACAGTATTTGTCTCACCTGCGGATACTGTGCTCCCGTTTGTCCTGTGAGAGCGATTATTATGTTTTAGCTTAACCAAAGAAGAACCACGGGAAAATAACAGCAATCGTCATTCTAAGTGGTAAAGCGTATAGAAAAACGATATAAACAGAGCGGCTTTTAAGCCGCTCTTTGTTATCTTATTCTTCTTCTACCTGATGGTGATGGTCATCTTCTTCTGCATTAGGATCAAAACCCTTTAAGCCTTCCAGTTCCAGTCCGTTTTTGGAAGCATAATCATAGATTGCCTTTTTTACGGCCTGTTCTGCCAAGACGGAGCAGTGGATTTTCGGACCAGGAAGTCCACCAAGTTCATCGATGAAGTT
This genomic window from Clostridiales bacterium contains:
- a CDS encoding aldo/keto reductase — protein: MKKNILGNTGLQVTEVGFGVLTVGKTQLNMTIDEGAAVLRYGLERGINFLDTAEYYETYPYIRKALKGTSFEPVIASKSLGRTYQSMDTAIEEARSALDRDVIDIFLLHEVREDPDFDSRAGAWECLQEAKTKGIVKSIGLSTHHVDVAAKASKINEIDVLFPLVNLQSLGIRNGTGFGTKEEMAEEIKNASQMGKGVFAMKVFGGGNLVGRYQEAIQYVRSLEGISSMMVGFGYNHEIDRIIEAVEGSLEPSYVPDLTAKKIQIDQGDCEGCGNCIVRCPNGAIYRNDQGLAAVNHSICLTCGYCAPVCPVRAIIMF